CGGCGCCGCAGCTCGCCGAGCGGCTGGGCATCGACTTCTTCGGCGGGGACATCGGTGGCGCGGCCATGCTGGCGATCATCGCGGCGGTCGCCTTCGCCACCATCCTGGCGGTGGTGGCCGGGCTGACCCTGGCCTCCTCGTCCAGCCTGGCGCACGACTTCTACGCCAACGTGATCAAGCGGGGCGAGGCGTCCGAGCGGCAGGAGGTGAACGTCGCGCGGATCTCGGCCTTCGTCATCGGCGCGGTCGCCATCGTACTGTCGATCTTCGCGCAGAACCTGAACGTGGCCTTCCTGGTGGCGCTGGCCTTCGCGGTGGCCGCCTCCGGCAACCTGCCGGCGATCCTGTACAGCCTGTTCTGGAAGCGGTTCAACACCTCGGGCGCGGTCTGGTCGATCTACGGCGGTCTGCTGGCGGCGGTGCTGCTGGTGTTCTTCTCACCGGTGGTCTCCGGCGCGCCGACGGCGATGTTCCCGGATCACGACTGGCAGTGGTTCCCGCTGTCCAACCCGGGCATCCTCTCCATCCCGTTCGGTTTCCTCTGCGGCTGGATCGGCACCGTCATCTCCAAGGAGCACGACGAGGACAAGTACGCGGAGTTGGAGGTGCGCTCGCTTACCGGCGCCGGCGCGCACTGAGCCGGACCTGGCCGCGCCCCGGCCGGCCCGCCGGTCGCAGTTCACCGGCACCCTGTCCGCGCCACTCGAGCCGACGGTGAGAGGGGTCCCCTGCTATACGCCAGGCGTTAACAGGGGGCCCTTCCTTTATCGGTAGGGTGCGGGTATGAAGGTTGCTCCGCGCTTCGGTACCGGTCATCGTGTCCTCGTCACCGGGGGGGCCGGTTTCGTGCCGTCGCACCTGGTCGACTCGCTCGTCGCCCGGGGCTGCGCGGTGGTGGTGCTCGACAACTTCGTCACCGGGTCCAAGGAGAACGTCGCCCACCTGGTCGACCGGCCGGGCTTCACGCTGGTCGAGGCGGACATCTCCGACGGGCTGCCGACCGACCACCCGGCCCTGGCCGAGCGCTTCGACGCCATCCTGCACATGGCCTCGCCGGCCAGCCCGACCGACTTCGCCACCCTGCCGGTGGAGATCCTGCGGGTCGGTTCGGTCGGCACCCTGCACCTGCTGGAGCGCGCGGTCGCCGACGGTGCCCGGTTCCTGATGGCCTCCACCAGCGAGGCGTACGGCGATCCGCTGGAGCACCCGCAACCGGAGACGTACTGGGGCAACGTCAACCCGATCGGGGTACGCAGCGTCTACGACGAGGCCAAGCGGTTCTCCGAGGCGGCCACCATGGCCTACCACCGGTACCGGGGGCTGGACGCGGCGATCGTCCGGATCTTCAACACGTACGGGCCGCGGATGCGCCCGGACGACGGTCGGGCCATCCCCACCTTCATCTCCCAGGCGCTGCGCGGTGAGCCGATCACCGTGCACGGTACGGGGAACCAGACCCGCTCGATCTGTTTCGTCGACGACCTGGTGCGGGGCATCCTGCTGCTGCTCGACTCGACCGAGACCGGCCCGGTCAACTGCGGCACCGAGCACGAGCTGACCATGCGGCAACTG
Above is a window of Micromonospora yangpuensis DNA encoding:
- a CDS encoding NAD-dependent epimerase/dehydratase family protein, with the translated sequence MKVAPRFGTGHRVLVTGGAGFVPSHLVDSLVARGCAVVVLDNFVTGSKENVAHLVDRPGFTLVEADISDGLPTDHPALAERFDAILHMASPASPTDFATLPVEILRVGSVGTLHLLERAVADGARFLMASTSEAYGDPLEHPQPETYWGNVNPIGVRSVYDEAKRFSEAATMAYHRYRGLDAAIVRIFNTYGPRMRPDDGRAIPTFISQALRGEPITVHGTGNQTRSICFVDDLVRGILLLLDSTETGPVNCGTEHELTMRQLAELIVSLSGSSSEVTYVTRSADDPEKRRPDLTRARELLGYAPTVGPEDGLRRTIEHFRQRLG